A single Hyperolius riggenbachi isolate aHypRig1 chromosome 12, aHypRig1.pri, whole genome shotgun sequence DNA region contains:
- the LOC137540811 gene encoding sterile alpha motif domain-containing protein 9-like isoform X2, producing the protein MRSLQIKLLLSNRDKLLAQIRRQENKTQIKTPKQDDKPLKDSDSPKDPPHQSPGSAEHAPESIVIAIQKNVGLSSQEEPRKTKSNSSKLVEQTSKENTNTENKSDNTRVLNDPVENVSEKTSSAERPEKFPLRNQDLGAKAQPRQNGGKRSNAKNQTHESPQSDNTKVLNDPVENVLEKSFLRSLINWFIILQRWVFLFFFPVLERSTSLAERPEKVPQRNQDQGANAQQHQKNSGKRSQKGRKQQKISPSENDSRKNMSLENDRSCNKIKQGQHSSEKNDISNGASQQFPSISHSENKPKNSQSVVTIDRSKKNAPAIIQPIQLDQQARKKSVKPQGREDPTEAKGQYEPGPSGRRDLSKDKPLQHCSIPASEKMASPPEIFTSNASAKNQSSGMDKPTQKNAKKVSVQPIKTLKPSQKDLQTPAASSGNKPDKKIQENQTVSSSKEKCFDKKNDGEKVKLTEINNHDRKKSGQLEQQPQTLANRKAEQYQEAHPGDKNKLITNKFEETLTSAENFGASGKQKTITSGKWSTFRPFSNHDENFKYVKDQVLPPETGVIDLITPCHEYKSLSTAATLDRPKLLAKLRSETFRFAAACLNVRSNGTIHFGIMDSVEDKGYEHGQIVGIPIKDKNVYADLLNDLDKCFPEESERAAARACICSPDFIEVIDVKSTEKRFVVEVDIKPQFSIVEGKTFQVCLPKFEKNRTIYTKKTTYERIGTKSQTVNIEEELNAFNQRRKEADKRRKQAEEANVSEGRRYENLGRRLSLLLTNGKQYFDDTLHYVLVTNRCESHHLQHLTFLRYLKILCVFDFDADSDTDGLCSKCKDYHATNMYSLQSYASEYGKNMDDIINNLGLFKHTSWIFCNGRKSFLGEDTSCDEQTWIKEKMKYFKRSVSFICNDIIKRGCFIVLFMLFTPVEMPLVKAFSEFYEEMSGMEYIMCVTESAEYYEQWAGLAQASCSRTDLDQRSVVGMKLSHVDATVQEMIPKKDFNRKLPVSTKGVCILKIPLEEKMNSLNILCINECENTNLKGIEPKKLEGDFYCGGKISWKHFWLAEQKKCGVFIERQACQEVEEILDGILNKDTVKLPVARINIVHQPGSGGSTVARQILWKNKKKLRCAIVNSIYQIAKVCEHAVQLREYEERDTNSCLPVLLLLEDCAEEYIDDLKNNLQEAMIHKKVGTRKPCFILLSCRRSNAPEKFCAASPDNTVAITHKLRKGEQMQFKAKAEELHANFSSQDKIIIFVLMSEEFNKKYLEDFVKNVMGDLDHSSSITRLIRYVALLNHYVQNSYISLSHCEVLLGIQAHVASVDGKLSQNRDLYSLSEQALIIEVKDEITFISAIRILHPLIAEEILNQFSNSPTPYPQSKIALGLLEETAALNHRFGKQEFVTFIKHLFFRRHRKSRGDNADSFFSPLIEHVCKVEKDIERAIELLRVAYEQFNKDPHFAQQLARIHYKYHKFEEAKKWVQTAKAKLPDDSYILDTEGRLYKEWFNANLDKYHGNKSAVDEISLIELGLKSMECFRAAQKAEKCEKDVINNSGYFGEVDVGCSLLDLLLILFGNIEKEKSELVKYLTDEKYIPKELKNPWAKLHKHLKGLYQCMYTALEWISEDVGCFQTDRIDVWESTTREDVLVPNARKWLVKKTQKFAEYFRSSCQLKHSASAEENQFARRMEIYRLGGSSVATILSLLSNTSMESPGSELEAVINCYPREISEDQLDDTDLINLIMCHIALGSVCSESTKLFSFEKLLEISQRFLNDRKPFPASAYFLIFMLYWPDEKFLMKQYANKTNILKNAIENARQLHGKRIKNVPVRRKRTNVLFFLGQGFGLQKFIFRGAIEQLLKHPLNERTFRWDSDAKDRELIHNKLKKVHGWTENGKVYTKSSFGKIEVLPLNYSSVPHGDENVSFYLGFTYIGYVTYGIQVTQDYR; encoded by the coding sequence ATGAGATCTCTTCAAATTAAACTATTACTCAGCAACAGAGATAAACTTTTAGCACAAATCAGGAGACAAGAAAATAAGACCCAAATTAAAACACCAAAGCAAGATGACAAACCCCTAAAAGACTCTGACAGTCCGAAAGATCCTCCGCACCAAAGTCCAGGATCTGCTGAGCATGCCCCAGAGAGCATTGTGATAGCAATTCAGAAGAATGTTGGCCTAAGTTCACAAGAAGAGCCAAGAAAAACTAAGTCTAATTCCTCAAAACTAGTGGAACAAACATCAAAAGAAAATACAAATACAGAGAATAAAAGTGACAACACAAGAGTGCTAAATGATCCTGTGGAAAACGTATCAGAAAAGACTAGCTCCGCAGAAAGACCTGAAAAGTTCCCGCTGAGAAATCAAGACCTAGGAGCCAAAGCACAACCACGTCAGAACGGAGGTAAAAGATCAAATGCAAAGAATCAAACTCATGAATCTCCACAAAGTGACAACACAAAAGTGCTAAATGATCCTGTGGAAAACGTATTAGAAAAGTCTTTTTTAAGATCATTAATAAATTGGTTTATAATTTTGCAAAGATGGGTTTTTCTATTCTTTTTTCCTGTATTAGAAAGGAGCACCAGCTTAGCAGAAAGACCCGAAAAGGTCCCACAGAGAAATCAAGACCAAGGAGCCAATGCACAACAGCATCAGAAGAACAGTGGTAAAAGATCACAAAAAGGGAGGAAACAgcagaaaatatcacctagtgaaAATGATTCCAGAAAAAACATGTCACTCGAAAATGACAGGTCATGTAATAAAATCAAACAAGGACAACATTCAtctgaaaaaaatgacatttcaAATGGGGCATCCCAACAGTTTCCAAGTATTTCTCACTcagaaaacaaaccaaaaaacagTCAAAGTGTAGTTACAATCGATAGATCTAAGAAAAATGCCCCTGCTATAATTCAGCCCATACAATTGGATCAGCAAGCTCGGAAAAAGTCTGTAAAACCTCAAGGAAGAGAAGATCCAACAGAAGCAAAAGGCCAATATGAGCCAGGTCCAAGTGGAAGAAGGGATTTATCTAAAGACAAACCTCTTCAACATTGTAGCATTCCAGCTTCAGAAAAGATGGCTAGTCCACCAGAGATCTTCACTAGTAATGCCAGCGCAAAAAATCAGTCTAGTGGAATGGATAAACCAACCCAGAAGAATGCAAAAAAGGTGTCTGTACAACCTATCAAGACCTTGAAACCAAGCCAGAAAGACTTGCAGACCCCAGCAGCTTCATCTGGTAACAAACCAGACAAAAAGATTCAAGAAAACCAAACAGTCTCCAGctcaaaagaaaaatgttttgacAAGAAAAATGATGGGGAAAAAGTTAAATTGACAGAAATCAATAATCATGATAGGAAAAAATCTGGCCAGTTGGAGCAGCAACCTCAGACTTTGGCTAACAGAAAGGCTGAACAGTACCAAGAGGCACATCCAGGAGATAagaacaaacttattacaaataaATTTGAAGAAACCCTTACTTCAGCAGAGAATTTTGGAGCATCTGGAAAGCAGAAGACCATCACATCAGGTAAATGGAGCACTTTCCGGCCATTTAGTAACCATGATGAAAACTTTAAATATGTAAAAGACCAGGTTCTTCCCCCAGAAACTGGCGTTATAGACCTAATTACACCTTGTCATGAATACAAATCACTTTCTACTGCAGCAACCTTGGATAGACCAAAACTTTTAGCTAAACTTAGATCTGAGACTTTCCGATTTGCTGCTGCTTGtctgaatgtgagaagtaatgggACCATACACTTTGGAATAATGGACAGCGTAGAGGACAAGGGATATGAACATGGGCAGATAGTTGGCATTCCAATTAAGGATAAAAATGTGTATGCAGACCTTTTAAATGATCTTGATAAGTGCTTCCCTGAAGAAAGTGAACGTGCTGCTGCTCGTGCATGCATTTGTTCTCCCGATTTTATTGAAGTTATTGATGTAAAGTCTACAGAGAAAAGGTTTGTTGTTGAGGTAGATATTAAACCTCAGTTTAGCATTGTAGAAGGAAAAACATTCCAAGTTTGTTTGCCAAAGTTTGAAAAGAATAGAACGATTTATACAAAGAAAACCACTTATGAGAGGATTGGAACAAAGTCACAAACTGTTAACATAGAAGAGGAACTTAATGCGTTCAACCAAAGGAGAAAGGAGGCTGACAAAAGAAGGAAACAAGCAGAAGAGGCCAATGTCTCTGAAGGACGAAGATATGAAAATTTAGGCAGAAGGCTCTCTCTTCTGTTAACAAATGGTAAACAGTACTTTGATGACACGTTGCATTATGTACTTGTCACAAACCGGTGTGAGAGTCACCATTTACAACACCTGACATTTTTAAGATACTTGAAAATCCTGTGTGTGTTTGACTTTGATGCAGACTCTGACACTGATGGTCTTTGTTCCAAGTGTAAAGACTACCATGCAACTAATATGTACTCACTGCAAAGTTATGCCAGTGAGTATGGGAAAAACATGGATGACATTATTAATAACTTAGGGCTCTTCAAGCACACAAGCTGGATATTTTGCAATGGTCGGAAGAGTTTTCTTGGGGAGGACACCTCATGTGATGAGCAAACTTGgatcaaggaaaaaatgaaatattttaaaaggTCAGTTTCTTTCATCTGTAATGATATCATAAAGAGGGGGTGCTTTATTGTGCTCTTCATGTTGTTCACACCAGTAGAAATGCCTTTAGTTAAAGCCTTTAGTGAATTTTATGAAGAAATGAGTGGCATGGAATATATCATGTGTGTCACAGAAAGCGCAGAATACTATGAGCAATGGGCTGGCCTGGCACAAGCTTCATGTAGTAGGACAGATCTTGACCAAAGAAGTGTTGTTGGTATGAAGTTAAGTCATGTTGATGCTACAGTTCAAGAGATGATTCCAAAAAAAGACTTTAACAGAAAGTTACCTGTCTCTACTAAAGGAGTCTGTATTCTTAAAATTCCTCTGGAGGAAAAAATGAACTCTCTTAATATACTGTGCATAAACGAGTGTGAGAACACAAACTTAAAGGGCATTGAGCCAAAGAAACTCGAAGGTGATTTCTATTGTGGTGGCAAAATTAGTTGGAAACATTTTTGGCTTGCTGAGCAAAAGAAATGTGGGGTGTTTATTGAACGCCAAGCCTGCCAGGAAGTTGAGGAGATATTGGATGGAATCTTAAATAAAGACACTGTGAAACTTCCCGTGGCACGAATCAATATTGTCCACCAGCCAGGCAGTGGAGGAAGCACAGTGGCTAGACAGATTCTatggaaaaacaagaaaaagttaCGGTGTGCCATAGTGAACTCTATATACCAAATTGCAAAAGTCTGTGAGCATGCAGTGCAGCTTAGAGAGTATGAAGAAAGGGATACAAACAGCTGCCTGCCcgttctcctgctcctggaggacTGTGCAGAAGAATACATTGATGATCTCAAAAATAATCTGCAGGAAGCCATGATTCATAAAAAAGTGGGAACCAGGAAACCGTGTTTCATTCTCTTAAGCTGTAGACGTTCAAATGCCCCAGAAAAATTTTGTGCTGCATCACCTGATAACACTGTTGCCATCACCCACAAACTTCGAAAAGGGGAACAAATGCAATTTAAAGCTAAAGCTGAAGaactgcatgcaaatttttcttCTCAGGATAAGATCATTATATTTGTTTTAATGAGTGAAGAATTTAATAAGAAGTACCTAGAAGACTTTGTGAAGAATGTGATGGGAGACCTTGACCACTCGTCATCTATAACTCGTTTGATTAGATATGTTGCATTGCTTAATCATTATGTTCAAAACTCTTACATCTCTCTGTCCCATTGTGAAGTCCTCCTGGGAATTCAGGCTCATGTAGCTTCTGTAGACGGCAAACTAAGCCAAAATCGTGATCTGTACAGTTTAAGTGAGCAAGCTCTGATTATTGAAGTAAAAGATGAGATCACATTTATCTCTGCTATTCGTATTCTACACCCCTTAATTGCAGAAGAAATTTTGAATCAGTTTTCTAACAGTCCAACCCCATATCCTCAAAGTAAAATTGCTCTAGGTCTACTGGAGGAAACAGCTGCTCTAAACCATAGATTTGGAAAACAAGAGTTTGTAACATTCATTAAACACTTATTTTTTAGACGTCACAGGAAAAGCCGTGGTGACAATGCAGACAGTTTCTTTTCACCACTGATAGAACATGTATGCAAGGTGGAAAAGGACATTGAAAGGGCTATTGAGCTTTTACGTGTTGCCTATGAACAGTTTAACAAAGATCCACATTTTGCACAACAGCTTGCAAGGATTCATTATAAATACCATAAATTTGAAGAAGCCAAAAAATGGGTACAAACCGCAAAAGCAAAGTTGCCAGATGACTCATACATTTTGGATACTGAAGGTCGCTTGTACAAAGAGTGGTTTAATGCAAACCTGGACAAGTATCATGGTAATAAGAGCGCAGTAGATGAAATCAGTCTGATTGAACTTGGGTTGAAGTCTATGGAATGCTTTAGAGCTGCACAAAAGGCTGAAAAATGTGAGAAGGATGTTATCAACAACTCCGGATATTTTGGAGAAGTAGATGTAGGGTGCAGCCTGTTAGACCTGCTTTTAATTTTATTTGGCAACATAGAGAAAGAAAAGTCAGAGCTGGTGAAgtacctcactgatgagaaatataTCCCAAAAGAGCTGAAGAACCCTTGGGCTAAGTTACACAAACATTTAAAAGGTTTATATCAATGTATGTACACAGCTCTGGAGTGGATTTCAGAAGATGTTGGTTGCTTTCAAACAGATAGAATTGATGTCTGGGAGTCAACAACAAGAGAGGATGTTCTCGTCCCCAATGCCAGGAAATGGTTAGTAAAAAAGACCCAAAAATTTGCTGAATACTTCAGATCTTCATGTCAGCTAAAGCATTCCGCATCAGCTGAAGAAAACCAGTTTGCTAGGAGGATGGAAATTTATAGACTTGGAGGTAGCAGTGTAGCCACCATTCTCTCCTTACTGTCCAATACATCAATGGAATCTCCTGGTTCAGAGCTTGAAGCGGTAATTAACTGCTATCCCAGAGAAATATCTGAAGACCAACTTGATGATACTGACCTTATTAACCTCATAATGTGTCACATTGCTTTAGGCAGTGTTTGTTCAGAATCTACCAAACTTTTCTCCTTTGAGAAATTGCTTGAGATAAGCCAACGCTTTCTGAATGATCGAAAGCCGTTTCCTGCCAGTGCCTACTTCCTCATTTTCATGCTATATTGGCCAGATGAGAAGTTTTTAATGAAACAGTATGCAAACAAAACCAATATTTTAAAGAATGCAATAGAAAATGCAAGACAACTACATGGGAAAAGGATAAAAAATGTTCCAGTCCGTAGGAAAAGGACAAATGTTCTCTTCTTCCTTGGACAGGGCTTTGGCcttcagaagtttattttcagaGGTGCTATAGAGCAACTCCTAAAGCATCCATTAAATGAACGCACCTTTCGCTGGGACAGTGATGCCAAGGACCGGGAGTTAATCCACAACAAGCTAAAGAAAGTTCACGGCTGGACAGAAAATGGGAAGGTTTACACAAAAAGTTCCTTTGGAAAGATTGAAGTTCTGCCACTAAATTACTCATCTGTCCCTCATGGTGATGAAAATGTGTCTTTCTACTTGGGATTTACTTACATTGGGTATGTGACTTATGGAATTCAAGTGACACAAGACTATAGATAA